From a single Pseudomonas serboccidentalis genomic region:
- a CDS encoding methyl-accepting chemotaxis protein — translation MNSLRSVSISRRLWLILIVAVVMLLTLGVLMLKQIHDDLYHAKAQKTQHVVQTASGLLTYYHDLETAGTLTRDAAQKQALTAIRGLRYDQNDYFWINDLTPVMVMHPTNPKLEGQNLSAIRDPDGFAVFNEMVAIAKSKGAGMVNYRWPKPGASEPVAKTSYVKLFEPWGWVLGSGIYIDDVQSEFQGQVIKATVIGLVIALIMALLVILIARSIVRPLQESVNAMANIASGESDLTRSLDTHGQDEVTQLAHHFNAFTAKLRRVIGDLQVSASALGQSSSELGNDATQAQQRSQQQSQQMELVATAINEVTYGVQDVAKNAEHAAAEMRDAEAQAQQGQINIDGSLQQIDKLSGTIDQAVEVIRTLAAESTQIGSVLEVIRSIAEQTNLLALNAAIEAARAGEQGRGFAVVADEVRLLAQRTQKSTAEIQSMIERLQSHSEAAVKVIGDSSKASQLTIEQAGLAGASLNAIGQALRNLNGLNASIASATLQQAHVVEDINQNVTQAAGLSHSTALAAEQSSVASVKLGQLSEQLNQLLRQFRV, via the coding sequence ATGAACAGCTTGCGCAGTGTGTCGATCAGCCGACGCTTGTGGCTCATTTTGATTGTGGCAGTGGTGATGCTGCTGACCTTGGGCGTGTTGATGCTCAAGCAGATCCACGATGACCTGTACCACGCCAAGGCGCAGAAAACCCAGCATGTGGTGCAGACGGCCAGCGGCCTGCTGACCTACTACCACGACCTGGAAACCGCTGGCACCCTCACCCGCGACGCCGCGCAGAAACAGGCGTTGACTGCCATTCGAGGCTTGCGCTACGACCAGAACGATTACTTCTGGATCAACGACCTCACGCCCGTGATGGTCATGCACCCGACCAACCCCAAATTGGAAGGCCAGAACCTCTCGGCCATCCGTGACCCGGACGGTTTTGCGGTGTTCAACGAGATGGTCGCGATCGCCAAAAGCAAAGGTGCGGGCATGGTCAATTACCGTTGGCCCAAGCCTGGCGCCAGCGAGCCGGTGGCGAAAACTTCCTACGTCAAACTGTTCGAACCGTGGGGCTGGGTGCTCGGTTCGGGCATCTACATCGATGATGTGCAGAGCGAATTCCAGGGCCAGGTGATCAAGGCCACGGTGATCGGTCTGGTGATTGCGCTGATCATGGCCCTGCTGGTGATCCTGATTGCCCGCAGCATCGTGCGCCCGTTACAGGAAAGCGTGAACGCCATGGCCAACATCGCCAGCGGCGAAAGCGACCTGACCCGCAGCCTCGACACCCACGGCCAGGACGAAGTCACGCAACTGGCCCATCACTTCAACGCCTTTACCGCCAAATTGCGCCGGGTGATCGGTGACTTGCAGGTGTCGGCCAGTGCGCTGGGCCAGTCGTCCAGCGAACTGGGCAACGATGCCACCCAGGCCCAGCAACGCAGCCAGCAGCAATCACAGCAGATGGAACTGGTGGCGACCGCGATCAACGAAGTGACCTACGGCGTGCAGGACGTGGCAAAAAACGCCGAACACGCCGCCGCTGAAATGCGCGATGCCGAAGCTCAGGCGCAACAAGGCCAGATCAACATCGACGGCAGTCTGCAACAGATCGACAAGCTCTCCGGAACCATTGATCAGGCGGTCGAAGTCATTCGCACGCTGGCGGCGGAAAGTACGCAGATCGGCAGTGTGCTGGAGGTGATCCGCTCGATTGCCGAACAGACCAACCTGCTGGCGCTCAACGCGGCCATTGAAGCGGCGCGCGCCGGTGAACAGGGCCGGGGCTTTGCGGTGGTGGCCGACGAAGTTCGTCTGCTGGCGCAGCGCACGCAGAAATCGACAGCGGAAATCCAGTCGATGATCGAACGCCTGCAAAGTCATTCCGAAGCAGCGGTCAAGGTCATCGGCGACAGCAGCAAAGCCTCGCAACTGACCATCGAACAGGCAGGCCTCGCCGGGGCCAGCCTCAACGCCATCGGCCAGGCTTTACGCAACCTCAATGGCCTGAACGCCTCGATTGCCAGCGCCACGCTGCAACAGGCGCATGTGGTCGAGGACATCAATCAGAACGTCACCCAGGCGGCCGGGTTGTCTCACAGCACGGCGCTGGCGGCGGAGCAATCGAGCGTGGCGAGTGTGAAGCTTGGGCAGTTGAGTGAGCAGTTGAACCAGCTTCTACGCCAGTTCCGCGTCTAA
- a CDS encoding AAA family ATPase, whose amino-acid sequence MKVVVLTGPESTGKSWLAAGLQAHFGGLRVDEYVRWFIEQNPRDTCLNDIPDIARGQLQWEDQARAQQPRLLILDTHLLSNILWSQTLFGACPAWLEPELLARHYDLHLLLSPEHIDWTDDGQRCQPQLSERMAFFQATRDWLEQNGQPLQIIQGHWNERRSQAFDAVARLLADHPAK is encoded by the coding sequence ATGAAGGTGGTTGTCCTCACCGGTCCGGAATCCACCGGCAAGAGCTGGCTGGCTGCCGGCCTTCAAGCACACTTTGGCGGTCTGCGGGTGGATGAGTACGTGCGCTGGTTCATCGAGCAGAATCCGCGCGATACCTGCCTGAACGACATCCCCGACATCGCCCGCGGGCAGTTGCAGTGGGAAGATCAGGCACGGGCGCAGCAACCCCGGCTGCTGATTCTCGATACCCATCTGCTGAGCAATATTCTGTGGAGCCAGACCCTGTTTGGCGCCTGCCCCGCGTGGCTGGAACCCGAGTTGCTGGCGCGGCATTACGACCTGCACCTGCTGTTGTCGCCGGAGCATATCGACTGGACGGACGACGGCCAGCGTTGCCAGCCACAACTCAGCGAGCGCATGGCGTTCTTTCAGGCCACCCGCGATTGGCTGGAACAAAACGGGCAACCGCTGCAAATCATTCAGGGCCATTGGAATGAACGCCGCTCTCAGGCTTTCGACGCCGTTGCTCGTTTGTTGGCCGATCATCCCGCCAAATAG
- a CDS encoding undecaprenyl-diphosphate phosphatase: MDLWTALQALILGVVEGLTEFLPISSTGHQIIVADLLDFGGERAMAFNIIIQLGAILAVVWEFRRKILDVVIGLPTQPSAQRFTANLLIAFLPAVVLGVIFADLIHQYLFNPITVATALVVGGVIMLWAERRQHEVHAETVDEITWKDALKVGFAQCLAMIPGTSRSGSTIIGGLLFGLSRKTATEFSFFLAMPTMVGAAVYSGYKYRHLFVPADFPVFAIGFVTAFIFAMIAVRGLLKFIASHSYAAFAWYRIVFGLVILATWQFGWVDWAAAKP; the protein is encoded by the coding sequence ATGGATCTTTGGACCGCCTTGCAGGCACTGATTCTAGGAGTTGTAGAGGGGCTGACGGAGTTTTTGCCCATTTCCAGTACCGGACACCAGATCATTGTTGCCGACTTGCTCGACTTCGGCGGCGAACGGGCCATGGCGTTCAACATCATTATTCAGCTCGGCGCGATCCTCGCGGTGGTCTGGGAGTTTCGTCGCAAGATCCTCGACGTGGTGATCGGCCTGCCGACCCAGCCGAGTGCGCAGCGCTTTACTGCCAATCTGCTGATCGCGTTTCTGCCGGCAGTGGTGTTGGGGGTGATTTTTGCCGACCTGATCCACCAATACCTGTTCAATCCCATCACCGTTGCAACGGCGCTGGTGGTGGGTGGCGTGATCATGTTGTGGGCCGAACGCCGACAGCACGAAGTACACGCCGAAACAGTGGATGAGATCACCTGGAAAGACGCGCTGAAAGTCGGTTTCGCGCAGTGCCTGGCGATGATTCCCGGCACCTCGCGCTCCGGCTCGACGATCATCGGTGGTCTGCTGTTCGGCCTGTCGCGCAAGACTGCGACCGAGTTCTCGTTCTTCCTGGCCATGCCGACCATGGTCGGGGCGGCGGTGTACTCGGGTTACAAGTATCGCCATCTGTTCGTACCCGCAGACTTCCCGGTGTTCGCCATCGGTTTCGTCACGGCGTTCATTTTCGCCATGATCGCCGTGCGCGGTCTGCTCAAGTTCATCGCCAGCCACAGCTACGCGGCATTCGCCTGGTACCGGATTGTCTTCGGTCTGGTGATTCTGGCGACCTGGCAGTTCGGCTGGGTGGACTGGGCGGCGGCCAAGCCATGA
- the pnuC gene encoding nicotinamide riboside transporter PnuC, which yields MSGLELFAAALGVIAVWLTVKQNPWCWPIGLVMVLLYSWIFYDVKLYSDMLLQVIYAALQVYGWWQWTRAGTMHDGRDVTRLGRRSILLGLGVGALGSLLLGAAMAHWTDAAQPWLDAALTAFSLVAQLWMAQKRLQCWALWFVLDMIFVGLFLYKGLYLTAALYALFTLIALQGWREWRADPALQR from the coding sequence ATGTCCGGGCTTGAACTGTTTGCCGCCGCCCTCGGTGTGATCGCCGTGTGGCTGACGGTCAAACAGAATCCGTGGTGCTGGCCGATCGGCCTGGTCATGGTGTTGCTGTACAGCTGGATTTTCTATGACGTAAAGCTGTACTCGGACATGTTGCTGCAAGTGATCTACGCTGCGCTGCAAGTTTACGGCTGGTGGCAATGGACCCGCGCCGGGACGATGCATGACGGGCGCGACGTCACGCGCCTGGGTCGGCGCTCGATCCTGCTCGGCCTTGGCGTGGGGGCGCTTGGCAGCCTGCTGCTGGGCGCGGCCATGGCGCACTGGACCGATGCCGCACAACCGTGGCTCGATGCCGCACTGACCGCCTTCAGCCTTGTCGCTCAATTGTGGATGGCGCAGAAACGCCTGCAATGCTGGGCGCTGTGGTTCGTGCTGGATATGATTTTCGTCGGCCTGTTCCTTTACAAGGGGCTGTACCTCACCGCCGCACTGTATGCCCTGTTCACCTTGATTGCGCTGCAAGGCTGGCGTGAATGGCGCGCCGATCCGGCGTTGCAACGATGA